GATTATCATCGTCTATTAATACCATGTAAATTTATCACTTGTGATAAGACATCAATTATACTATACAAAAAACATATCTATCATCATGGAAGGTTGTAACAATATCTTCCTTAATGTCGTATTAAAGTACAGTTTTTATTTACGCGATTGttcattatcaaataaaaccAAATTCACATTTTACATCGCTAAggtaatttcaaattaatcgtCCGACCtatcgattaatttaaaattcgtATCGACCGATCGTATTGCGAGAACACTTTGAAATCTCGCGATCGAGACGGTGCTTCTTTGCGGATGCGGATGAGACTATTGAGACTTTGATCGGTGCGATCGGTCAGGTAGGACAGTGTCATGGCGCGGCAACGATGACAGAGAGCGTGTTCCTCATTGACGAATCTATCACGAAGGGCAGCATGTGGGGAGGATTTCGCTGCAACAAGGCTTTCGTGATACTGGTCCTGCTAAATGTGATCGTCTTCCAGAGTATCGTATGTAAGTGTTCATGTAGTTATTGCGTTCTCCACTGTGTTTATCGCCGCGAGCACAATATGCGTCTTCGCGTCCATGCGTGCGACAGCACGAGTGGCGAGTCTGCGCGCGCACGGCGTGACCGCGAGATTCGAAACGGAATCGAATATCGTGGATCGTCAGTTTGATTTTTCCCATTTGATTTAACGGTCTACGACAACTTTGTAAACTTTCATTTGCATATCACGAGAAAAGTAATTAACAAAGCTATAGAAATTAATGAAGACTACCGTGTAATGAGGTACTGCAcaacaataaagaaattagATACTTactaatttgaatttataatcgGTTTCTTTAATCCAAGACATTCAGCAAGTGTTCACCTGTATTCTATATGCCAgcagtgaaaaaaataaagctccatatagtttttattacattggACCTTTCTGTTTCATTCTTACTTTagtattttagtaaaaatattgagcATACAAttgctataattattatattaatatatgaatgcatttttgtaataagtgtattgtataaaacacttcatatatttttgaacTGATAAACGATATATTATCTggagataaatttataataatacaaattgtgataaattttgttattatcataattcatgaataaatatttcgaaCGATAAGGGAAAAATACGAATCGTTAACTTTTACACGTTTAAAATCGttctgataaaattattaatattgtaacatcgagagaaaatagtaattttaatttcatcaaattgcaggttttattttcaaaaaccgaataagaaagagaaatcATAATCGTTACGAGAAATACCGCAATATCTACGCTGTATGTACATGCAGATCGCGCTATTAAACAAGCAATCTGTGCGGTAGAGATTATCGTTTTACGCTCAATGCTATTTCGAAACCCTCGGTATAGCGTCATAGCGTCTTGGCTATTTATAATGCACGCCGCATTTTTTCCCTATGACTTGCCCCATTGCCTTCGCGCGtataattttctcatattatattgtattctttacgtcattttgagaaatatgttGAGTTTCCGCGAGTTTCTCGAATCAATGCTGCTTATTTCGCGAAATCACAACCCACCTCGCTCGAGTAAACGTCGTCGCTAATAGCTTCAATTGTATGCTTCACGTAGATTATCAAGAGCAAAGGAAATGGCAGGAGGTGAGATCCAGATTGGACCCGCTGATAACGGATCTACGGGATATGCAAGGGCTTACATACAGCGTGCTGAAGAGGCTCGAGGCGCACGGCCTCTTCGTCGAGAGCGTTCGCGATCGGAATGACAATAGCCGACCCGTAATCTATGCCATCACTCCTACGTACGCCAGGCCCATGCAGAAGGCCGAACTCACCCGGTTGGCGCAGACGTTCCTCCACGTGTCGAATCTCCATTGGATCGTCGTGGAGGACGCGCCGCAAAAGACCGCCCTGGTCACTCGGTTCTTACAGACCAGCGGACTAATCTACACCCACCTGTCCGTGGCGACTCCGCCGATCTACAAGCTCCATAGGAACGATCCGAACTGGACGAAGCCGCGCGGGGTCGAGCAACGAAACGCAGCGCTCAGGTGGCTCAGGGAGAATCTCAAACCGTCCGACAAAGGCGTAGTTTACTTCGCCGACGATGACAATACTTACTCTGTCAAACTTTTCCACGAGGTGAGGCGTTCTTCCTTTGAAGAACATTGATTTTGATAGAAAACGAGATTGCGTTGACGCGTTTTTGTGACGCTTcaattacattcttttttccttttttattcttccATCAATCTAGGCGAATTGGGAGTTCACCTGCTGTTTTATGCGTttcatttcttatataataattacattatattttggaaaagaagggaatttattatttttctatgtgaTTCAAAGTCAAATAttcaaagataataaaattgaaacaatttaagaaagaTAAATTGTGACTCACTTACGATTTATCTAAATGTGTCGtgttttatttagatataataattagttttttgcTTTCAGatggagaaaataaaaagggtCGGTGTTTGGCCGGTCGGCCTAGTAGGCGGTCTAATGATAGAAAAGCCTCTTTGCGACAACACCACTAATAAAGTAATCGGTTTTAACGCAGTGTGGAAACCGGACCGACCGTTTCCGCTCGATATGGCAGCCTTCGCCATTAATGTCGAGCTGTTACTCAAACACAAAGATGCGTGGTTCTCGTACGAAGTGCAAGGTGGTTATCAGGAAAGCGAGATACTTAGACAATTAGTTACGAAGAATCAATTGGAACCGTTGGCGGACTGCTGCACGAAGGTATTGCGAGCTCTTCCTAGAATGCtatcttgtaaaatattcgtGAAATTTGATGTATGAAATTCTATGCATTCCAGGTATACGTATGGCATACGCGGACTCAATGGCCGTCGTTAGACATGGAACAAATATTGATTAGGAAAGGTAGGCGTTCCAATGCCGGCATCGAAGtatgaagaaaaaagttgttcATTCCACGCAACATACTCCTAATTCCTTGGAAATCAGtgatataatagatattattagtataaaattcgtcgacatcgatttttttaagaattgaaGAGATAAAACAAAACCAACAGCATAAATGCATTTTGATCgcattttacatacatatactcATGTAGAATGTAGTGCCATTTCATTTAGCTATTTTGTAGTtgcaaatgaaaaaaaaagcaaacatCAAATAATCTCAGCTAATCATTATTTGGAATCTCGAAGAATTATGTGATATCGCAATGTGCTTTTGATATCAGATTACCAATCTGCATATCACTGTTCTCCTTTCAGGACAAGTAAATCATCTTTTGCCATTCTTATAACAAATCGCAACTCGAACAATCTCGTTACATCACGTCcgtattttgttttataaaaaaatatatatgtatgactattgtaataaaatttttgaggaAAACAAAAGAGGCGCGGGTTTCCATTCCTGTTGACCCATTCATCTTTTTCACTTTCAAAACGTTTTTCCACTTTTTATTCGAGAGCACGATTTCTTGTCGCGTACAGAAAAagcattacataaaaaatacgtcTTACATCTACAGAAATTTAATACTCGTAATAATCTCCAAATTGGAAGATGCGCAGTAATACTTATTCGTGAGAAGCTACTTGTTAAGGAGTCTTTTGGCAACGGATACAAAATAGCTAGAGGTGCTAGAAACGATGATGACGCGTCTCGCTCGCCGATGCAAAGTGCCGCGGGACATTCGTTACGCAAATGTCCCTGcgacttatttatttttcatgtacatatatatcattttttcatgtataatatatatttatatttatatgtattcatTGACTTACGTACTAATAAGTACTATGGTATTTGGCAAATTCTCCGTCTTATGTAAAAAAGCTATCTGCACGGAAAATACGTTCGCAAACGCGAGGAAGCATGTCGACTTTCGATGTATCAACAGGTGCAATGATATACTATCCGGTGGATACGTTCTCGCTGCTAGTTTGAAATTTCCTACACTTTGCCTCTTCCTGTCCCTTCACAGCTCtctgtacaaaaatatacagCAATCTTTGCTTTACAAAATCACTGaccataattaaattttaaattaaattccttTCAAGTTCTAGAAAGAGAGACGAATATTCGAATTGTATTCGAAGTCAATCAACGTTCGtcgtaaaatttcttttggaACCCGCCAAGTAAAGCACTAAAGTAGAgcgaaaaaatttccaaattctCCGGATTTATCATTGCACCTGACCGTACAACAATTCGTTACAATGTTATTCTTCCTCAAACGAATCGCTTATCGATGGTTTTCCGCAAACACACGTATTTCATACTTGTGCACGTTTCTCTAAACCTACCAAactctcttaaaatttatccgaTACATCTTACAATTAAGGGAAAAACGTTTACAAGCATTTACAAAAACTTATCACATTTTAACTGCGTTTCTTTCTGCAAAAGCCATCTTAGATATTAAGACAAGAGCGGTTTCTTTTACTCACTATATTcggatatattaattatatggcAGCTTTCTGATATCACACTCTCACGGATTACTGACCGAAAATCTGACTGGCTAATTTTGTGTATTTGCAAGACTTGACTTGTCACGGCATTTGCTCTTGATTACactatatatacgtatttggAAACCTTTAATGTAAAGATAACAcgtcaaaattttgttaaaaatctattataatttacatcgATTATTTTTGCATCTTAATACTGTTCTATGGTATAAGTAGAGAGtgttttgtttcaattttttgttactacATATGAACAACCGCAACTGTAATCGTAGTGACTTCTGCAATGTCAATACAAATACATAGTGTCGCAAGAACCGCCCTACCttcatcttatttttttattattaatttctaaagaataaaacaattttttaaatccttatacaaaaaaatttatattttatatcctttacaaaaagaattttataagaagtaataataagtgacataaaaaaatgagcTGCTCTTACGTCTCTTTGACGAGGTAACTATAACGttgtaaaacataaatgttaaattatcacgactaaaaaaatataaaactgagAGCTTTTCTCACTCgaggtaatataaaataaaggtaTAAATATACAAGGGTAGTTATGATTGTGATATCAATGCACGAAGAACGAACAAACTCGCTACAAGGATATGCGAGATTTAAGTAGTAATTCACTCATAACTATAGTGGTCACACGCATGATCGTAAGTAAAACAAAGAACACGCGCGCATTGAACAATGCGCGTTCGGCGATTAAACAGTGGaaaagatacattttaatatttgcctTCAGCTACTTGAACGGCAGTTAGTTGCGATATCATTGGTTTGACGTATTTCAAAAATCAGTCttttggtttaaaaaaaaaaagagaaaagaattgaAACATTACGATCATGAAATCAGgaatttataagaataaaagcGCATCGAATACATATCGCGTATGTATATGGAAGCCACCTACCGTTCACGTTTCTCGATTAAGAGTTGCTCTTAATCGAAAGACGGAAAGGAATGAGGTATGAGCgtgaaggaagagagagatagagataaTAAATTGTTCAAGGTGTATGTACAGTTTAAAGATTGTGTACCTCGTTTAAACGAGGAGAAAGAGTTTCTCTGTTGGCGGAAAAGCAACACTCTCATTcttaaacattttgaaaatagagAGCGATGctttaacaagaaattttgCCCAAGATGCCTCgcactaaaattttttacatatactggATACATAAACTATCCAATATCTATTatcaaattgaattattattaaaactcgCGCTAAAACGTTTACTAAAtaacaatgcaaaaataaataaattaaaaaaatttacatttggaGAAACGTCAAAGACTAGTAAAATCAACTACATATTTTGCTCTCTATTTTCATCTTGTTCAAGaatacttcaattttttttactacaacTGAAATTTAGATATGTCTTATTGAATTCTCCGAATGATATCGAaagaattaatgataaaaaaaaggtaatttgaACACTTTTTCTAATCAAATTCCAGAAAGAATCTTTTCACAATGACGACGAATTGAAGCTGCCTGGATGTTACACTACGAAAAATATGAGCGTTGCATTTTCATACGATTATGCCATCCTCAAAATGCAATTCTTTCCaaagttttttcttctttcttttttgtctTCACGCGCAACAGAGTACAAGACTTTCCGCGCGGTCTTCTTGAAACCGCGCGCGACAAAGGACGATACTACCCAGCGTACTAGACTGTGATAATCTAAAGGGTGCCTCGAAGCGTTCATCTAAATTGATCAGTCGACCTCTACCAATTGCACAAcgaatttttgtacatttttcttGCCAGCGTCTTTTTCTCGCGCAAGCCGATTTACCTACTCCTCGGTTTCCTTGTATCATATATACgttacaattatattcataGCTTCCTTTTAAGAACAACTACTGAGTAAGCTTACTTCGTACTTTTCATATTCGTAAGCTATCGATTATCCGTGCTTCTTCGCATGCTTCGGCGAGTACACTGACGGGATAAACAAAAAGAGTTTAAAACTGCTTTTACGTTCAAGGGACAAACCTTCCAAACGTGACATATTCGCCAATAAAAACTATCTCGGATCAATCTTTTTGATGTTCTTGAGCGGTCTTGCGCTAAGTTAAAGGGTTAGTAAAATATTCTGATCAAGTCATTTTTCACTTTGAACATACCTTGTATATATACGTTTTAGCTAAAAATGCAGCGGAGGGTATGTCAGGTTTTTAAAGTTTGCTCCTTCCCTAAGCGGATATCTTTGTACCTAACACGAGATCAGACGTGTAGCGAGAACTTTGTAGCAAAGTAATAGGCGAAGAATAAGTTGACCAATAGCAGGAAGCGTTTTCGGGGGATATTACGAGGAAGTGTAGGCGGCAAGTGTATCGCAGTACACGAGGTAAGAGGTTTCGAAAGGGAAGAAAGGTGGGTCGTCGGCGTGCGACCGTGAAACCGCGCACGTTTGGAAACAAAACGAAAAGCAGAGGCTTGGGCAGAGATTCGGTGCTGAATGGTGCCAGAGAGCAACCGCGTGAGGATCCGTCCGGACGAAAATTTCAGCGAAGAGGATCGTTAAATCCTTCGTTCTCCCGCAAGCTCGCAAAACGTACGAACGATGATCCACTCTGCGCGACCTTCTTTTCggttgtttattttttcatttagtttcttttttttcgagaaCACTTTTCACCCGAAAACCACGCTGCGTTTTCGGAACGATTTACAATCTAGTACGCCGGAAGAATATCTAGACGGCCGAATCCTTGCCGACGAAACCGGTCTTGGAGACGGATCTCTTGCCGTCGAAGGTGATGGAACTCTCTCGACGCAATCCGGAATCGATGATCGGCGTGATTTTCTTCTCCTCTTTCAGCGGCTCTTTCTCGTCTCTGCAAAAGCATCAAACAATATTTGTCGGGGAGAAACTGTGATTTCCGACGTCGGATTAATTTCTAATCCTgagcagaaaaaaaaaagaaaaagagcatGTCCATATGCGGCGCGTGGTGCGACATCGAATATACACGTCAGGCATGCTGTCACTCGCAAAGTAAAAGAATTGTCGCAGGGAGAGAAGCTCCGGAGAAACGATGCATCTCTCTATATGCCATTTTCAATACCGATATCAATAAAGCCCAAGGGATCCGCGCTTACTACGATTTTCCCGGGAATTCTTTCTTCGAATGCTGCTCCAAGCATGAAACAGCGATTCGATTTTCTGAGCGTGCACATGTACAAAGTACGCAAAAGAATAAGAAAGGCTTTGCTTTCTTTTTGATACATCAAATTGTTGTataatccaatattttttgtaaatattaaaataattacgctacgtttcttattatatttgaaacattttttttgttttaaagtttattttattattatatattttccaatATATTCCTTTAATAACTTTTGCTCTGTACATgctcagtaaaaaaataaaactcgaATGAAATCCATGACCATCGTTAAAAATACGAACGGAACAGTTATTTTCCTCATTTTTAGAGACAAGAATTTTCAGaacaattttctaaaacgtttaattaagctactttaaaacaattaaaaacaaagagatataaaataagattaaattttctattttgaaataatttatctattttcgtTACGTTTTCATCTCAATTTAAAGAATCAGTGACTTACATTTCTCTTCCTCTATGTTTGCACGATAAActaattttctcatttctcTATCAATTTACACTTTCAA
This sequence is a window from Monomorium pharaonis isolate MP-MQ-018 chromosome 3, ASM1337386v2, whole genome shotgun sequence. Protein-coding genes within it:
- the LOC105837929 gene encoding galactosylgalactosylxylosylprotein 3-beta-glucuronosyltransferase I; translation: MRSRHAPHGSRAPLASSGGCVITPVTKGDCLEVGQCHGAATMTESVFLIDESITKGSMWGGFRCNKAFVILVLLNVIVFQSIVYYQEQRKWQEVRSRLDPLITDLRDMQGLTYSVLKRLEAHGLFVESVRDRNDNSRPVIYAITPTYARPMQKAELTRLAQTFLHVSNLHWIVVEDAPQKTALVTRFLQTSGLIYTHLSVATPPIYKLHRNDPNWTKPRGVEQRNAALRWLRENLKPSDKGVVYFADDDNTYSVKLFHEMEKIKRVGVWPVGLVGGLMIEKPLCDNTTNKVIGFNAVWKPDRPFPLDMAAFAINVELLLKHKDAWFSYEVQGGYQESEILRQLVTKNQLEPLADCCTKVYVWHTRTQWPSLDMEQILIRKGRRSNAGIEV